A single genomic interval of Stenotrophomonas sp. ZAC14D1_NAIMI4_1 harbors:
- a CDS encoding transcriptional regulator, which translates to MGNHAAPSTSTGPIGLADALFTQTQQRVLALLFGQDRRDFSISELISGSGAGSGAVQREVAKLVASGLVEQRKVGNQKRYRAFAGSPIHAELVALVHKTIGLAQPLRDALQPLQDQIAAAFVFGSVAKRTDSAHSDIDLMLVSDTLGYAELMAVLDPLEDRLGRPVNPTLYTHDELNDRLHKGNAFLQRVLEQPKLWVIGGMDDLAIAEPGRAG; encoded by the coding sequence ATGGGTAACCACGCCGCCCCCTCGACTTCCACAGGCCCCATCGGCCTGGCCGACGCGCTGTTCACCCAGACCCAGCAACGGGTGCTGGCCCTGCTGTTCGGGCAGGACCGCCGTGATTTCAGCATTTCCGAGCTGATCAGTGGCAGCGGTGCCGGTTCCGGCGCCGTGCAGCGCGAAGTGGCCAAGCTGGTCGCCAGTGGCCTGGTGGAGCAGCGCAAGGTCGGCAACCAGAAGCGCTATCGCGCGTTTGCGGGCTCGCCGATCCACGCCGAACTGGTGGCGCTGGTGCACAAGACCATCGGCCTGGCACAGCCGCTGCGCGACGCACTGCAGCCGCTGCAGGACCAGATTGCCGCGGCCTTCGTCTTCGGCTCGGTGGCCAAGCGCACCGACAGCGCGCACAGCGACATCGACCTGATGCTGGTCTCCGATACGCTGGGCTATGCTGAACTGATGGCCGTGCTCGATCCGCTGGAAGATCGCCTGGGACGGCCGGTGAACCCGACGCTGTACACGCACGACGAATTGAACGATCGCCTGCACAAGGGCAATGCCTTCCTGCAGCGTGTACTGGAACAACCCAAGCTGTGGGTGATTGGAGGAATGGATGACCTCGCCATTGCAGAACCTGGTCGGGCCGGGTAA
- a CDS encoding L,D-transpeptidase, with protein MRSPRVAVLALSLLVSPAFAQAPPANLPAPIAERAGPDIAARSPLHAQVLLDRANFSPGQIDGEVGSNQRRAVSGFQAAHGLTVTGELDDATWNALQADANAPLASYTLTAEDVAGPFQPVPKGPAAQAKLKALGYGSVEESLGERFHASPELLKALNPGVDLGKAGSRIQVPNIAPAPLPKAAKVVVDKSDSTLQLLDAAGKVIAQVPVSSGSQHDPLPIGEWKILGVYRDPPFHYNPKLFWDARKGEKKATLPPGPNNPVGRVWIDLSKPHYGLHGTPEPGHVGKTESHGCVRMTNWDALRVADALDTSVPVVMQE; from the coding sequence ATGCGTTCACCCCGTGTTGCCGTGCTTGCGCTGTCGCTGCTGGTTTCCCCTGCATTCGCGCAGGCCCCGCCGGCCAACCTGCCCGCGCCCATCGCCGAGCGTGCGGGACCGGACATCGCCGCACGCTCGCCGCTGCACGCACAGGTACTGCTGGACCGCGCCAATTTCTCGCCCGGCCAGATCGATGGCGAGGTGGGCAGCAACCAGCGCCGCGCGGTGTCCGGCTTCCAGGCCGCACACGGGCTGACCGTCACCGGCGAACTGGACGATGCAACCTGGAACGCGCTGCAGGCCGATGCCAACGCGCCGCTGGCCAGTTACACGCTGACCGCCGAGGACGTGGCCGGTCCGTTCCAGCCGGTTCCGAAGGGACCGGCCGCACAGGCCAAGCTGAAAGCGCTGGGCTACGGCAGCGTGGAAGAGTCGCTGGGCGAGCGCTTCCATGCCTCGCCCGAGCTGCTGAAGGCACTCAACCCCGGCGTCGACCTGGGCAAGGCCGGCAGCCGCATCCAGGTGCCCAACATCGCCCCGGCACCGCTGCCGAAGGCGGCCAAGGTGGTGGTCGACAAATCCGATTCCACCCTGCAACTGCTCGATGCGGCGGGCAAGGTCATCGCGCAGGTGCCGGTGTCCTCGGGCAGCCAGCACGATCCGCTGCCGATCGGTGAATGGAAGATCCTCGGCGTGTACCGCGACCCGCCCTTCCACTACAACCCGAAGCTGTTCTGGGATGCGCGCAAGGGCGAGAAAAAAGCGACGCTGCCGCCGGGCCCGAACAACCCGGTCGGGCGCGTCTGGATCGATCTGTCCAAGCCGCATTACGGCCTGCACGGCACGCCCGAGCCCGGCCATGTGGGCAAGACCGAATCGCATGGCTGCGTGCGCATGACCAACTGGGATGCGCTGCGCGTGGCCGATGCGCTGGATACCTCGGTACCCGTGGTGATGCAGGAGTAA
- a CDS encoding DUF4259 domain-containing protein: MGAWGSGTFENDDACDLVCDLRESTDLSLLEDALRTAAETDEDLDAGDGSKALAAAEVILALLGNPSPAIAEEEDLQAWMKANPQRPTAALLALAERAVQQVTAEDSELRELWDEADSLDEWMAEVNTLQAGLRAARSAAG; the protein is encoded by the coding sequence ATGGGTGCATGGGGCAGCGGTACATTCGAAAACGATGACGCCTGCGATCTGGTCTGCGACCTGCGCGAAAGCACGGATCTTTCACTGCTGGAAGACGCGCTGCGCACGGCTGCCGAGACTGACGAAGACCTGGACGCCGGCGATGGCAGCAAGGCCCTGGCCGCAGCGGAAGTGATCCTGGCGCTGCTGGGCAATCCCTCGCCGGCGATCGCCGAAGAGGAAGACCTGCAGGCGTGGATGAAGGCCAATCCACAGCGCCCGACCGCCGCGCTGCTGGCACTGGCCGAACGCGCCGTACAGCAGGTGACGGCCGAAGACAGTGAGTTGCGCGAGTTGTGGGACGAGGCCGATTCGCTGGACGAATGGATGGCCGAAGTGAACACGCTGCAGGCCGGCCTGCGCGCCGCACGCAGCGCAGCCGGCTGA
- a CDS encoding adenylosuccinate synthase, producing MGQSVVVLGAQWGDEGKGKIVDLLTEEIGAVVRFQGGHNAGHTLVINGKKTVLHLIPSGILRDDALCLIGNGVVISPAALQKEIAELEASGVEVRSRLKISPAAPLIMPYHIALDQARERAAGGKAIGTTGRGIGPAYEDKVARRGIRIADLHYPKQLEELLRTALDYHNFVLTKYLNTDAVDFQKTFDEALAFGEYVQPMKSDVAGILHDLRKQGKRVLFEGAQGALLDIDHGTYPYVTSSNTTVGGALAGAGVGADSIDYVLGIAKAYATRVGGGPFPTELDDEIGQGIRDRGAEYGASTGRPRRCGWMDIVALKRAVAINGISGLCITKLDVLDGMEKLKVCIAYEYNGKRTEYAPLDAQGWEDCTPVYLEFPGWSENTHGITNWDELPPAARAYLRSLEELAGCPISIVSTGPDRDHTMVLQDPFA from the coding sequence ATGGGTCAGTCTGTCGTAGTGTTGGGTGCCCAGTGGGGCGATGAAGGCAAGGGCAAGATCGTCGATCTGCTCACCGAGGAAATCGGCGCCGTGGTGCGCTTCCAGGGCGGCCACAATGCCGGCCACACCCTGGTCATCAATGGCAAGAAGACCGTCCTGCACCTGATCCCGTCGGGCATCCTGCGTGACGATGCGCTGTGCCTGATCGGCAACGGCGTGGTCATCTCGCCGGCCGCGCTGCAGAAGGAAATCGCCGAGCTGGAAGCCTCCGGCGTCGAAGTGCGTTCGCGCCTGAAGATCTCCCCGGCCGCGCCGCTGATCATGCCGTACCACATCGCCCTGGACCAGGCGCGCGAACGCGCTGCCGGCGGCAAGGCGATCGGCACCACCGGTCGCGGCATCGGCCCGGCCTACGAAGACAAGGTGGCGCGCCGCGGCATCCGCATCGCCGACCTGCATTACCCCAAGCAGCTGGAAGAACTCCTGCGCACCGCGCTGGATTACCACAACTTCGTGCTGACCAAGTATCTGAACACCGATGCGGTCGATTTCCAGAAGACCTTCGACGAAGCACTGGCGTTCGGCGAGTACGTGCAGCCGATGAAGTCCGACGTGGCCGGCATCCTGCACGACCTGCGCAAGCAGGGTAAGCGCGTGCTGTTCGAAGGTGCGCAGGGCGCACTGCTGGACATCGACCACGGCACCTACCCGTACGTCACCAGCTCCAACACCACCGTCGGTGGTGCACTGGCCGGTGCCGGCGTCGGCGCCGATTCGATCGACTACGTGCTGGGCATCGCCAAGGCCTACGCGACCCGCGTCGGCGGTGGTCCGTTCCCGACCGAACTGGACGATGAAATCGGCCAGGGCATCCGTGACCGCGGCGCCGAGTACGGTGCCTCGACCGGCCGCCCGCGTCGTTGCGGCTGGATGGACATCGTCGCGCTGAAGCGCGCCGTGGCCATCAACGGCATCAGCGGCCTGTGCATCACCAAGCTGGACGTGCTGGACGGCATGGAAAAGCTGAAGGTCTGCATCGCCTACGAATACAACGGCAAGCGCACCGAGTACGCGCCGCTGGACGCGCAGGGCTGGGAAGACTGCACCCCGGTCTACCTGGAGTTCCCGGGCTGGAGCGAGAACACCCACGGCATCACCAACTGGGACGAGCTGCCGCCGGCCGCACGTGCCTACCTGCGTTCGCTGGAAGAGCTGGCCGGTTGCCCGATCAGCATCGTCTCCACCGGCCCGGACCGCGACCACACCATGGTCCTGCAGGATCCGTTCGCCTGA
- a CDS encoding M23 family metallopeptidase, translating to MRLSQLIVLGVLLGLGAGWWLRRDAGEPVAVALPATPPAAVTAAPVKPAAPARVDAAAPALTLASPGADAPAGLLLPVQGIQPSQLRDTFTDARSEGRVHDAIDIMADAGTPVLAVADGTVEKLFDSERGGLTIYQFEPSGRWCYYYAHLQRYADGLAEKQVIKRGEVIGYVGSTGNASAEAPHLHFEVHVLGPEKQWWKGESINPYPLLQAAGR from the coding sequence ATGCGTCTTTCGCAGCTGATCGTACTGGGCGTGCTGCTGGGCCTGGGTGCAGGCTGGTGGCTGCGCCGCGATGCGGGTGAGCCGGTAGCGGTTGCCCTGCCTGCAACGCCACCCGCAGCCGTGACGGCGGCGCCGGTGAAGCCGGCGGCGCCCGCGCGCGTGGATGCTGCGGCTCCAGCACTCACGCTGGCCTCTCCCGGTGCGGATGCGCCCGCAGGCCTGCTGCTGCCCGTGCAGGGCATCCAGCCATCGCAGCTGCGCGACACTTTCACCGATGCACGCAGCGAGGGGCGCGTGCACGATGCCATCGACATCATGGCCGACGCCGGGACGCCGGTGCTGGCGGTGGCCGATGGCACGGTGGAAAAGCTGTTCGACAGCGAACGCGGTGGCCTGACGATCTACCAGTTCGAGCCCAGCGGACGCTGGTGCTACTACTACGCGCATCTGCAGCGCTACGCCGATGGCCTGGCGGAAAAGCAGGTGATCAAGCGTGGTGAAGTGATCGGCTACGTCGGCAGCACCGGCAATGCCAGCGCCGAGGCCCCGCACCTGCATTTCGAGGTGCACGTGCTGGGCCCGGAGAAGCAATGGTGGAAGGGCGAATCGATCAACCCTTACCCGTTGCTGCAGGCGGCTGGCCGCTGA